The Topomyia yanbarensis strain Yona2022 chromosome 3, ASM3024719v1, whole genome shotgun sequence nucleotide sequence GCTGACTGTGCGAATCGTACGGTAAGTATTTTACATtgcattttgtatataatatttTAGGATTAGTTCACTTATTCTTAAATCTAGGTAAGTATTTACAAGTATAtacaaaacataaaatttcattttcatttcaggTTCGTATTGGAAAATTAGAGGTGAGTATTGAACATTCCGGCCGCCAATGAAATTTTAAGGAATTCAACGGGCATTAGCGGCGGAAGTTCGAGCTTGACTGACGTTCAACGAGATATGGAGATCTGCATTCGTCTTGCCGGTACAGGCCTCCTTACAGCTTCCAGGATGATTATTCGAGGTGCGTCGGGTCCGACTGCAGGATACTGTCCGGGAGTGGTGTGCTGTAAAGGAGGAACATCTGTACGCGAACTGTTGGTTTAACAAATTAGGATGGGTACTTAACTCGAGTCAAGTCCCAGCCGGGGGTTCTAGGAACCCACACGGCGAGGCTTGGTTCTTTACAGGTGAACCACGAACCGCTCGATACCCCCGAGCTTGGGCCAGGATCTCGTCTGGCGACTCATTTCCCCGAGTAGGGGCCGGGAGCTCGTCCGGTGGCTCTGTACCCTGAGCAAGGGCCGGGATCTCGTCCGGCGGCTCTGTTCCCTGAGCAAGGGCCGGGATCTCGTCCGGCGGCTCGGTTCCCTGAGCAAGGGCCTTCATTTGGCGTTGTTGACGTAGGGCTGCTAGTTGGTGCGGGACTCTGTGCTACGATGGGTGGCGCTACTTCAACTGGAAGTAAGCAGAGCTTCGAGATGGCGCGTTGAACGATGCCGAAGGTCGACTTCACGGTGGCGACACGAACAGGGCCGTCAGGGCCGGGATGAACGCTGAGCACGCGTCCCAGGGGCCATTTCAACGGCGGTGCTCTCTCATCTTTGAGAGCGACGATGGAACCAACGGCTAGATTGTCCATGGCatctgtccagcggtagcgactTTGCAGGGTGGCGAGATACTCCTTGTGCCAACGACTCCAGAAATGCTGAGTTAGCTGTTGTACTCGTTCCCATCGAGACAACCTGGATTCAGGAACTTCACGGCAATCTGGATCAGGTACCGCATTCAACGGACGACCAATCAGGAAATGTCCTGGAGTCAGAGCAAGCTCATCGGATGGATTGTCCGGCAACGGCGTGATTGGGCGAGAGTTTAGCATTGACTCGACCTGAATCAATGCGGTTTGCAGCTCGGATTCGGTTAGGTGGGCATTTCCGAGGATTTTGCGAAGCAGGGTCTTCACGGATTTCACGCAGGCTTCCCAGATTCCACCGAATGTGGGAGAGCGAGGTGGGATGAAGTGGAACTGTATTCCGTTGTCTGCGCATTCGTTTGCTACGGCATCTTGGTGAACTTGAGTTCGGAAAAGCTTCCGCAGTTCTTCCAGTTCTCGCTGTGCTCCAACAAAGTTCGTGGCGTTATCGCAGTAGATATGCGCAGGCTTTCCTCTACGGCCGACAAATCTTCGCAGGCTCGCAATGAATGTGCTAGTGGTCAGATCCGACACAAGGTCCAAGTGCACGGCTTTGGTAGCCATACATACGTATACGGTGATGTAGGCTTTGAAGAATGGCGACCTCTTATTTCGGAGTGACGTTCTCACGTACATTGGCCCAGCCAAATCAACGCCAACATTCTGAAACGGGTACGCCTGGTTGACCCGAACAGATGGCAGATCCCCCATCAGCTGCTGCAACGGCTTGGGTTTGGCACGTGCGCATACCATGCAGCCGTGAACAATGTTGCGAACCAAGTTCCGTCCGCCGAGGGGCCAAAATCTTTGGCGCAACGAGGATAGTAGTAAGCTGGGACCGGCATGGAGCGTCTTATGGTGTTCTCTCGTGGCGATCATGTCGGTGAGACGATGTTTGGGGAGGACGATCGGGTGTCTTCCGTCGACAGGTATCGCTGCATTGTGAAGCCGGCCGCCGACACGAATAATGCCGTCTACGAGTGTCGGGTGCAGATACCGTAGCTTGGATTTACGGTTTACTTTTCCGACGGTTTCAAGTTGGCGTATCTCGTTGGCAAAGTACTGCTGTTGTATGCGACGGACCAGATTGAGCAGAGTGCGATCAATGTCAAGAGCCGTCAACGGGCCGACAAGAATAGGCTGGTGATTCTTACGGTGGAGACAATTAGCGGCGAAACGTCGAAGAAGTGTGCCGATCCGAAGTAGCTGACGAAGACTGGAATAGCGATCGACGATATCTGACGGTTCTACGCTCACGACCGGAAGGGCAATAGTCTGTCGGACCTCCGGTTGGTCTGAGTTTGAGGTCGCTACGACGTACTTCGCTGGCCAAGGAGCGAATATTAGTTTCAGCCACTGCGGTCCGTTCCACCACAGTGCACTGGCAAGGAGTTCATCGAGGTCCATTCCTCGAGAAACGAGATCAGCGGGATTGTCTTCGGATGGGACGTGATTCCAAACGGCGTGAGACGTCAGCTCTTGGATTTCAGCCACTCGGTTGGCTACGAACGTTTTCCATGTCGATGGAGTTGCGGATATCCAGTTCAAGACGATGGAAGAATCGGTCCACAGATATGTGGTTGCGGTGATGTCGATGCTGTCCTGAACTTGTTTCAGAAGTCTGGACAGGAGTTGAGCTGCGCATAGCTCGAGGCGTGGAATGGTTTGAGTCCCCATCGGAGCGACCTTGGACTTAGAAATCACCAAGCGAACTGTACAAGGGCCCTCGGCAGGTATTGACCGGAGATAGATGCATGCACCATATGCAGACTCTGAAGCGTCGCTGAACCCGTGAATCTCCAAGCGGTCGTAACCCGGACGTAACACATGGCGAGAAACTCGAAGGTGGGCAAGTGCTGAAAACTTCTGGTGAAATTCCTGCCATTCGTGAGCGAATCCGTTAGCCACGGGTGTGTCCCAGTCGAGATGGAGCTTCCAAAGACTCTGCAGCATGATTTTCGCCTTTGCAATGGTCGGTCCAATCAAACCTAAGGGGTCGAAAAGACTGCTGATCTGAGAGAGGATCGTTCGTTTGTTCAGAACCGTGCATTCCTTCCAATTCGGCGTCTTGAACGAAAGAAAATCGGTCGACGGTTCCCAGCGGAGGCCAAGCGCAGTCACGGAGGACTCGTGGTCCAAATCGAGTAGTGTTTTCGTCTCTCGGAGCTCCAACGGAATGGTATCAAGAATAGCTTGACAATTCGAAGACCATTGTCGGAGAGGAAGTCCTGCGCAAGCGAGCATTGCAATGAGCTGGTTGCAGATAACGGCGAGAGATTCAGCCTCGTCAGAACCGGACAGCAAATTGTCGACGTAGAAGTCGTGGCGGACAGCGGGTTCCGCCAGCGGAAAATGTTGCCCTTCATCATCGGCGAGCTTCTGCAGCACcctagttgccaaaaatggagcactGCTTGTGCCGTATGTGACGGTGCGGAGCTGGTAGCTCTTCAGTGAAGCCTCGGGATCGTCGCGCCAGAGAATTCGCTGCAGCGGTTGGTCGGTGGGATGGACCAAAATCTGCCGgtacattttttcaatgtccGCAGATATCACGAACTGGTGGATTCGAAAACGGAGGACAATCGTCACGAGAGTGTCCTGGATTGTGGGACCAGGAAGCAGGACGTCGTTCAGCGAGATACCGGACTTCGAGCGGCATGATGCGTCGAATACGGTACGAAGCTTTGTAGTGGTGCTGTCGAGTTTCATCACAGCGTGGTGTGGAAGGTAGTATTGCGGTTGCGCGTCGATTTCATCGGGGCCAATCTCCCGCATATGTCCCAATCTCACGTACTCGTGGATGAACTGCTGATACATCGCCTTCTTATCGGGACTCGCACCGAGTGAGCGTTCTAGAGAGAAGAAGCGGCGGGTGGCGTTGTATTTGTTGTCCTTTAACTGCCAAAGCAGCTCGTCACGCTTGGGAAGCTTGACGACGTAGCGGCCTTCGGAGTTGCGGGTGGTGTTCTTCAAGAAATGTTCCTCACAGTATCGTTCCGACGGAGACCATCCCTTTGCATCGTGGACTTCTTCGAGCTGCCAGAATCGGTTGACCAATTCATCGATTGTGCAGGGATTACTGAACTGGCACTTGCGTGGATCGCTGTGATCGTGGTTTTCCAATAAACACTCTCCGGAGACGACCCAACCGAACTCTGTGTTCTGCAGAAGCGATAACTCTTCCCCGAGCGATATCCTGCCGTATCGAAGAATTTGGAAGAAATGGGCGGCACCCAGAATCATGTCGATGTCGCCAGTAACAGCGAATGTTGGATCTGCAAGCTCCACGTGCTTTGGAATCGGCCAGTGGCGGGCTTCTACCGTCGACTGGGGCAGCTTGACGGTAATGGAAGGCAGAACGAGCATGGAGCATTGTACGGAGAAGGGAGTGACTCGAGAGAAGATGGTTATCGTGGCCTGGTATTCAACCAGCGTTGTAGTGTTTCCGATTCCGCTTATCGGGATAGCATGCGGCAATCGGATGCGAGGAAGCTGCAGTCGTTCGCAAAGAGCCCCAGAAACAAAGTTGCGTTGGGAAGCACAGTCCAGCAAGCAACGAGCAGTGACGATGCGACCTCTACCGTTACGGATATTCACTAGCGCCGTCGGAAGGAAAACGGTTCCAGGAATCACTTCACCAGTATGTGATACGAGGGCAGTCTGAGAACTCATGGAAGGCGCATGCATGTGGGATAACTTTACGATTGAGGTAGAGGTAGACGGTTGCTGGATGGGAGCTTGCGAAACAGACTGGGGTGACAGTGAGTTTGGAGCATGCAGCGCAGATGCTGCGGTGAGAGTCGGCTGGAGGGCAACACAGCAAGTTGATCCGGTGGCTTGACCAGAAGCGGGATTGTCGTCAGAGGGCTCAGTATGAAGAAGCGTGTGGTGCTTCTTGGTACATGTACGGCATCTTGACCAGAACAGTTCCGGGCATAATGGGAACTCGATCTCAAACAGTTAATGCAAAGGTTTTTCTGTCTTACCAGATCGATCCGTTGGCGAAGGTTGAGTTTCCGAAATTCCGGACAGCTGTACAGGTAGTGACTCTCACCGCACTTGTCGCACGGCTTCGGCTTGCTGGCGCTGGAAGAGGGTGTACTGGATACTGCAGTTTGCTGTGTAGCTGCGACTGGAAAGGCTGCTAGCTTGGATGTCGGATTTGGCTTGCTGCGAGGAGGAGCGGTGTTCGAAGTGGCTGAAGAAACTGCTTGCAAAACTCGAGCGTAGTTCTGGAGGAAGTTTACCATCGTCACGTATGATGGCATTGAAGTTGACGCACCAGTGCTTGTGTCCTCTGATGTACCGGCGGTTCCTCCCAGAACCGAAGCGATGTTGTCAGCATCGAGTTTGCTACAGTGGTTCTCCCATTCCCGGAGCGTACAAGGATCGAGGCGTATAGATAGCTGGTAAACCAGGATAGAGCTCCATCGGTCTGCTGGTTCACCCAAGCTCTTCAGAACGGAGATCTGCTGCTCGAAGCGATCGATCAGCGCAAGCAGATCTTCAGCTGATTCCTTGCGCATCGCTGGAGTGTCGAAAAGCGTCCGAATGTGACACTTGATTAACTGCCGGTTGTTCTCAAAACGCAGCCGCAACGTTCGCCAAGCGTCCTTGTAGCCCTGCTCGCTTATTTTGATAGGGTCGAGAATGCGCGCTGCCTCTCCTTGAACGAGGCCCTTCAGATAGTGCATCTTCTCGACCGCACTGATGTCGCTCCGGGAACCTACTGCGGATTCAAATGAATCGCGAAAAACACACCAGTCTTCCAACTTACCGCTAAACTTGGGTAGGTTAAGCTCCGGAAGCCTGATGTTCAATGGTCTCGATGGTGCGGGGTTGGCAGAAGGGGGAGAACGTGTTTTCTTCGCCAGTTTGGCCAAGTAGAAGGACCGAAGAGCATAATAGCGACCGTCGAACAACTGCCGTTCCTTTTTCAGGTCGATTGGCTCCTTATCGGTGGAAAACATCTCCAATTTCACCACCGTCCGGTGAAACTCGTCGTAAAATTTCTCCAACTTTTCCGCCCACGCTTCTACTTGGCCCGCAAACTTACTGTCCTTGTCGAACTCCTTCGCATAATACTCCAACAAAGCCATTGAATCGACAATATTCTGCTTCGTCTGCTCCAACTCACTGAATTTTCTCTCGTCGGCCATTTTCTTCTTCGGTAGCGCCGTATTCCCGTTCACTCACGCACTTTTCAACCTCCAAGAATCCAAAATGCACCCGAGCAGTCAATTtgccaaataaaaatttcaccGCGAAACTTTAACACTTTTTCGAAAATCTCTCTTCAGAAATATTTACGTTCCAGCACGGCGCGCACCGTTCAGGCAGTAGGTAAACAATGCACACTACCTACGCTATCGTCAGCTGGCTGTGTCTCGCACGCACTACTCGTTGTGACGATGTAAATATTCTGCGATGGTGGTTTCTTGAAGGGAACACTATGCGGTTTTGTTTGCACTACCGCGTAAAATGGCTAGTTTGCCGCTTGGGGACGCTACCGAAAATCACTTTTCGCGCACTTTTTCTGGCTATACCCGTCTACAGCGGGGCCGTTCTTCGCGATTTTTTCGCCTATTCTGGgcaatttgcaatcactttTGCCTATTCTGGGCAGTTTTATCTTCACTTTTTGCCTATTCTGGGCAGTTTTCTGTTCACCCGCGGGCACTTTTTCTTCaagatccggctcgaaggaccaaatttATGTTCACGCACTTCACAACTCTTCTTACTTACTGGATCTTTTAGAAAGTTTTGCCGTTGTTTTCCCCTGCTTGACCAGGACTTTCTTCTGCTCCCACTGCACCTTCCGCTGGAGATCGCGCGCGAGTTAAACGGGTTGGTAGGGAACTTTGGATATCGCGAAATGAATAGAACtcgaaaactatttttctgCGACCGACACCACTGATTGCTTTTAACTATCTGTTTTTATTCTAtgttgtttgtttacatttttctatGTGTGTTTATGCTGCGGCTGTTTGACAGCTATGTTATGGTTTgcagaatccatttctgcttagGGTTTGCACAGTGGGCTGACTGTGCGAATCGTACGGTAAGTATTTTACATtgcattttgtatataatatttTAGGATTAGTTCACTTATTCTTAAATCTAGGTAAGTATTTACAAGTATAtacaaaacataaaatttcattttcatttcaggTTCGTATTGGAGAATTAGAGGTGAGTATTGAacatggcccactgaacgagcagccgctgatgttCTAAGACGGTTTTGCTAGATTtacagagcagcgtgcacttagtgcactagcgcgactgccggaaggttaatattgttttatatatgtttgcgctatttaatataggtattgtttggtaaatgtggtagtagaatcatcatctgtcattttcttatcatttgtaatCCAATGTGTGCAAAATTTCCgtacactacacataaaaaatcattactttgtgtgaaaatggcacaatttcatattcgtacacctttgaaaagttaattaatttgtaatttaagacctgttatttctttattttttgttttacttagaaaaatagattttatgactacagaaaagtgttcattggcacagtttcctctacactagtttaaaaaattccttcaaattaacgtaatggttaaaaaaagtaaactaactGCCATTATGGGACGAAAACTAATTTTTACTCACCAAAATGAAGCTAAATCACTCcatgaaatctttgaaattgttcaaaggttgcgTCCAACTATTTCAAATGTCGTTTAAAACTTTGATATGGCGAAACGtagatattgcgaaaaacttgCACTGTAAACAATTTACAATGAGAGATAAACGATCTTTATttagaaaaatttgggaaaatcgagtaattaatgttatatacatggaaaataaattcaacCATACCATTTCAGTATAAGTCTGCTCTGGTACGGTTCGTAATGTATGGAGAACCGtcaattacaatgcctgtgttctgagcaagaagttcatcaatgagaagaacaaagaattgattttttatttactaaacaacattgaaaCTTTTAATCGGAATATTGAAAAGACAGTAAACTTTGTCTATGGGTCCACattcaacatctttgactcaaatggctgttgtttCGAGTGGGGAAAAGCGAACTCAGACCTGGACGTAAAAGCATTATAACAGCAGCTAAGCGCAGGGACAGTGGAGTTATTGTATGTggtattatatgtccactagaaTTGCTAGAAATTTGGTCTTCATTGATAAAATGATAGATCAGTATGTGTATTTTAacatgaatatcttaaaataaattttaaagcaaagtttccgtaaaatggtacttttactaataattggtggatattggaaattcgatcaggagaaaaacctaaagcataaggcgtgcaaaaaacgtgtagagtaaatttataattgtttaaatgttatgGATTCACCCATGCGGACCCCGTTTATTAACtgaatagaaaaataaatgggagtatttggataaaaatttcgaaactatgcggattataatgagaatgaaCTTAGAAACTGctatttagaagaatgggataaaaattaagttgaatgcacacaaaaactagtggtcagcattccaatacgattgaaaactTTCATTTCAAACGAAAGCtaccacattgaatatttattatagaaattttaattgatttttgaaaaaatatttgtactgtatgaatatgagattgcgtgtatatttgactatctttagaattatgattatttttgaaaaaatgagctTTTAtagtacaaagataattattgtatcttccctatagtaaactatttctacataaataaaatgtctcgcaaatttattttttacttgtaaaatgcatataagcattccgcatagcggtgtacgaaaatgagattgtgtcactttACATGCACCCGAGATAATTAATGTCAAAATAATTGGGCTATCATATGTAGGAGCGAGTGCTAGCAGCAGCATTCGCCCTCCAGCGgttataatccattttatttcaCCCATCATtattaacaaacaaacaaaaaccatCAGGAAAAAACAAAGACCGGTCTAACGAAAATCATACAATCTCCAACTAACCTTGAACTTTCCCAGCGGCAATTTTGAGAAGCAATCATTTCAAACAATACCGGCTTCAGCATCAACAAGAGCCCACTCATTAAACTTTCAAATTATCCAAAAAGCTACAAAGTGTAGCGCAGATCTGTGCAAAACAGATGAATAGGACGACAGCAATCAAAAGGCGAAAACTTCCAGTTATACCTCGCTCGCCCCTCTTTCACCTGGCAGGGCTTCGAGTGGATGCCATGGGTGAGCGCAGGAGAGTTCTCCAAACTCACCCTTCTCTACCCGCAGGCTTCACCACCTGGGAAAAGGCAAACACTCATAGGTAGAAGTTTATGATGGACATTAGCATGTGCCCTGATTCAGTCATCTGCCGCTCGTTCGCAGGTTACATAACACCCGGCGCGGTGTTGTTCTGACGCGATATTCTGACTAAAGGGTCAAACAGAATGCTCCATCACTAACGGAGCGTCAAAGTTCGGTTTGAAAAGACTGCCACACAAGGACTGCTGACTGTAGCGAGCGAGGCAAAATTGTCACCAGaactttaaaaattttcaaatttgacCAGGCGCTGCGTCAGTGACGAAGCATTTCGTTCGACCCTAAAAACCCACTAGAGCGTTGACATAACGGAAcagtttgctgctgctgttATTTAAGGATACAATGTTAACAGTTTAAAGTTTCTGTCTTAAAGGAATGCCAACTAGAGCACACAAATTATATTTCCCGGAAGCACCTGGATTTTCAAAATCTATCCATTCATTTGGAAAATCTATCCATTCAGGAAACTGTTCATCAAGACTACTATAATGAGAACATATTTTTAAGAAGCTCACAGCTTCTTAAAAATGTCTAGTTGGTGGATTTTTGGACACGATACAAGTCAGATTATACATCGTTTTGCACAAGTGAGTGAAACTAGGATGCTTTTATAATCTATTGCTTATAAAAGAGCTTGTAAGGGGGATTCTGGTAGGGCCTCTAAATACCCGGCTTATGCGCCAGACGACGAAGTCGTCTGCCGGGATTACAGATCAGTTTGCCCTGGCTAGCTTTAATTCCTAACCCTACCGCAGAATCCGCCTCCAGTTCATCTCCCACTCCAAAGCTCCCAATACCTATTCCTACCAGTCTTTACGAATATTCCCAAAACTTtccaaaataatgaaattccaaTTATCTTGCTTTTAAACAGTCTAGAGAAACGTTTTATTTAAacccttttatttttaattgcaaatttcgtctACTTTAATATCGTTTCAGAGTTTATTTTCCTGTTTCTCTCCTATCGCTATCCTACCTTCGTGACGTCATCTAACCTTGGTTTCTTAATTTCTCCCGAACTTTGCGGGGcctactctctctctctcacttcTTACCCTACTTTACAATTTCCAATTCCCTACTCTCAACGCGCACTATGAAAGTTCGTATGTATGGTTGTGGTTGGTCGTACTTACAGGCACTGGAACGGTTACCTGGTTCGCACTCGAGTGGTGAATATGCCAATGGTTTCGGCTCACCGTCGGGTGCTGATGGATTCGCTGCCCACCGGCGATGCTGGTTCGATGCTACGATGTGCGACGAGGCGTTCGTTGTAGGCCACCCGGTGGGTGGGTGGGTGAATTGCACCGTATCGATGCTCGACGGACGATGCTGTGTTCACTGTGGGCCCCCAGTGGGTGGTGGCAAAGCGTGCTGCTTCGGTTCGCCCACGGACGATTTGTACGGCGGTCGATGCGGGCCACCAATGGATAGTGGCGAAGCGTACTGCTTTGGTTTCACTGTTGCTGATGCTGCGGTTGGATGATTTCGAGCAGTGCGAAGCGGAACTGATGCTGTTCGCTGCGGCGGGGACGGCGTTTGACAGCCGGTGCACTGCGGGCGGTGATGGCGTGCACCAAGGATTGCACACGTGGTCGCACGACGAGGACGCGGTGCAGGGTCGCTTCTGGGCTGTTAGCTGCGTGAGTAGCAGGCGAATCTCTCTGGCGTTGGGGAAAATCTTTCCCTTTGAACACGACTCGCTTTCGTGGCAACCGGTAATGGCGGGTGGTGCCGCGAGGCCGAGATTTTTATTGCAGCCAACGCACTCCAGATGTGCCAATAGTAGCACGCAGCCACGAGGCGATTGTCACATCCGGGGGATTGCCAAGAATACCCGAGGTCACTGCACTCACCGAAAATAGCGGATGTATTCCACTGTCGTCCTGTTGGATGGAGCAGAACCCGGTCGGTGTTGAGCGTCGACTTGCACTCCGGTGCTTGGTCGATCC carries:
- the LOC131687152 gene encoding uncharacterized protein LOC131687152, which produces MHAPSMSSQTALVSHTGEVIPGTVFLPTALVNIRNGRGRIVTARCLLDCASQRNFVSGALCERLQLPRIRLPHAIPISGIGNTTTLVEYQATITIFSRVTPFSVQCSMLVLPSITVKLPQSTVEARHWPIPKHVELADPTFAVTGDIDMILGAAHFFQILRYGRISLGEELSLLQNTEFGWVVSGECLLENHDHSDPRKCQFSNPCTIDELVNRFWQLEEVHDAKGWSPSERYCEEHFLKNTTRNSEGRYVVKLPKRDELLWQLKDNKYNATRRFFSLERSLGASPDKKAMYQQFIHEYVRLGHMREIGPDEIDAQPQYYLPHHAVMKLDSTTTKLRTVFDASCRSKSGISLNDVLLPGPTIQDTLVTIVLRFRIHQFVISADIEKMYRQILVHPTDQPLQRILWRDDPEASLKSYQLRTVTYGTSSAPFLATRVLQKLADDEGQHFPLAEPAVRHDFYVDNLLSGSDEAESLAVICNQLIAMLACAGLPLRQWSSNCQAILDTIPLELRETKTLLDLDHESSVTALGLRWEPSTDFLSFKTPNWKECTVLNKRTILSQISSLFDPLGLIGPTIAKAKIMLQSLWKLHLDWDTPVANGFAHEWQEFHQKFSALAHLRVSRHVLRPGYDRLEIHGFSDASESAYGACIYLRSIPAEGPCTVRLVISKSKVAPMGTQTIPRLELCAAQLLSRLLKQVQDSIDITATTYLWTDSSIVLNWISATPSTWKTFVANRVAEIQELTSHAVWNHVPSEDNPADLVSRGMDLDELLASALWWNGPQWLKLIFAPWPAKYVVATSNSDQPEVRQTIALPVVSVEPSDIVDRYSSLRQLLRIGTLLRRFAANCLHRKNHQPILVGPLTALDIDRTLLNLVRRIQQQYFANEIRQLETVGKVNRKSKLRYLHPTLVDGIIRVGGRLHNAAIPVDGRHPIVLPKHRLTDMIATREHHKTLHAGPSLLLSSLRQRFWPLGGRNLVRNIVHGCMVCARAKPKPLQQLMGDLPSVRVNQAYPFQNVGVDLAGPMYVRTSLRNKRSPFFKAYITVYVCMATKAVHLDLVSDLTTSTFIASLRRFVGRRGKPAHIYCDNATNFVGAQRELEELRKLFRTQVHQDAVANECADNGIQFHFIPPRSPTFGGIWEACVKSVKTLLRKILGNAHLTESELQTALIQVESMLNSRPITPLPDNPSDELALTPGHFLIGRPLNAVPDPDCREVPESRLSRWERVQQLTQHFWSRWHKEYLATLQSRYRWTDAMDNLAVGSIVALKDERAPPLKWPLGRVLSVHPGPDGPVRVATVKSTFGIVQRAISKLCLLPVEVAPPIALAQGTEPPDEIPALAQGTEPPDEIPALAQGTEPPDELPAPTRGNESPDEILAQARGYRAVRGSPVKNQASPFRVQMFLLYSTPLPDSILQSDPTHLE